The genomic segment ATTGCCCACATCCTGGTTTTGATAAAAGGCCATGTGCAAATGGTCGAAGCCCGCCGCCTCGATGTACTTCAGCGATTCTTGCGCATCCTCTTTGCGGAAGGGTTTCAGCAGATCGGCCAGCACCTGGCGCACCAGACCTTTCTGGTCAGCCGTCAGTTCGGTCATAGGGATGCCATCCAGCCCGGTCTTCTGGCCTGTGAGTTTGACGGTCTTGTTTCCTACCTCATCCCGGGAGTCACCCCGCAGGGCCAGACCGCGCTGGCGACCGTCGAGCGCCTGGAACACCTCATTCGCCCGCTGCGCCTGGAACCAGTAGGCATTTCCGGCATGATCGGGCTTTTCATAGAAGCCTTTGGCCGCATGCCCATAAAAAATGGGGCCGCCAAACGCCGTGCCAGCTTCGCTGTCACCATCACAGCGCCGTGTGCAATGGCGGCCCGTGAGCACAAATTCGAACTGTCCGCTCCCTGGCTGACCGAAAAGCGCGATCGAGGAACTGGCAAACCCGCCATCGCCCTTGTTGTCCTGATCAAACTGCCGCCACACTTCCTTCTTATATTCCTCACTGTGCAGGCCATCGAAGATCTGGCGCACCAGATCCTGCTGATCCGCTCCCAGCACCTGTTCAATCTTTTGCGGGGTGATGTGCCAGTTGTTGTCCACCTTCAGGCGTCGCGCATCCTCCCAGCCAAAGCAGAGAAGCTTCTTTTGTTCTTCCTTCAGGCTGCCATAGAGCTGCTGCACCAGGGTTTCAGACTTGGGCAGAGCGTCCTTTCCCTGCAAGGCAGGCACGGCCAGCAGGCTGGAGGCGATGACCTGGCTGCTGCGCTGAAGAAATTGGCGGCGGGAAGTGAGGGGCGTGTTCATGGCGGTTAAACAGAAAACGTCCAAGCCGGACCATCCCTTGAATAAAGATGCAGATTCCGGGTTGAGAAGCATCCGGTGCGACGCTGATTGCCTCCGAATGAACGGACCGGACCCCGACCACGCAGCCCCCACTCCCACCAGCAACCTGCCAGAAACTGGAGAAATCTCCGAACAGGCCCGGCTGCAGGACGAGACTTCCCGCTCCATGGGCCGGGAAAACCGCCGCATGCTCATCCTGGTCTGTGTCATTGCCTTCTTCCTCGTCATCGCACACTTCACTCCACTGAAAGCCTGGATCACCAACATCCAGGCCTGGAAGGATTTCGTGGATGAACTTGGCTGGGTAGGCCATCTCAGCTTTGTCCTCGCCTGCGCCGGCGGGGTGATGATCGGCCTCCCTCGCCTGCCGCTTTGCGCCGGGGCCGGGCTTATCTTTGGTTTTGTCGAGGGGCTC from the Prosthecobacter algae genome contains:
- a CDS encoding DUF3500 domain-containing protein yields the protein MNTPLTSRRQFLQRSSQVIASSLLAVPALQGKDALPKSETLVQQLYGSLKEEQKKLLCFGWEDARRLKVDNNWHITPQKIEQVLGADQQDLVRQIFDGLHSEEYKKEVWRQFDQDNKGDGGFASSSIALFGQPGSGQFEFVLTGRHCTRRCDGDSEAGTAFGGPIFYGHAAKGFYEKPDHAGNAYWFQAQRANEVFQALDGRQRGLALRGDSRDEVGNKTVKLTGQKTGLDGIPMTELTADQKGLVRQVLADLLKPFRKEDAQESLKYIEAAGFDHLHMAFYQNQDVGNDGVWDVWQIEGPSMIWYFRGDPHVHCWAHIKERA